The DNA segment tatttccaggCGCGTTTGCAAATTTTAATAAATTGCTGCACCTTTTTCCCATTTTCccaacaaaatacaaagaaatgaggaCTGCCTCAAGACTTATGCACAGTACTCTACAACTGTGTCTTTGACTTACAATCTAAAGTGACTTGAGGTGACGGTTGTGAACTAGTGATACATTTAGATAAACTGAATAGgtgaaaatggaaaaactgaaacattttgtAGAAACTGTTTCACTGGCCTGGCCCACCAAAAATCAAATTTGTCTGTATGTGGTTTATGAATTAAAATGTGGGTTAGGGGTTAGAAGAGTGATCGTCACTTACACTGGCACTTTGCACAGGGGTCCTTCTCATATTCCAGAAGATCAGCACGACTACGAACGCTGGCGTTCCTCCTCATTCCACCGCTGTCCCGCACCCCTCCATCACGTAGGCGCGCCGCCTCCTCCTTGGCAAACACACCCAGCTCCTGGGTGTACCGCCCATACATCTGAAtagatgaaaagaaaagaaaaaagagtttTTACACTGGTAGTAACAGAGGAAGCCAGTGTAGGAAATGTCAGTGTGATACAGCATGTTTTGCACTTTAAGAATTAATACTGTATTGGGTCACAATAATACATTCAGCTTCTGTAAACACGCTAAGGTTCAAGCTCTGAGTAAACAGACCCAGGTGTTGGAAAATTCACTGACTGCAAATAGAAACTCCATTCACAGCTTTCCTCTTTATTTctcctttagaaataaataaaaaaaatcactcagcTTTGACTCAGCAGTCGTGTAATGACTTCTTTTCAGACAGATGAGCAGACAATAAGCTCCACCTGTCAGCTCCCAGCTGATTAACTCTGCAGGGCTGGCACACAATTGACTACTAACAATGAGAGGCGGTGTTCATAGCAAACTACACACAATCAATCACGTATAAAGACTGCATCCCAGCCATAGATGTGGTTGTTGTAGATTTGGCCAGTGTGTAGTTAGTTATTAACACCATAATGAAGCCTTTCAAGCTGCTGTTcagtgttgttgtggttgtttgtgtttgttgtgttacTGCGCAGCATTCCTGGATGATTCCTCTGCAGAAACCCCAAACTTCTCATTCTTTTCAGTGGTCTCAACAACAGCCAAATGTCCCTCCAACTGCAGCTCCTCTTGATAAATGCCTGGTAGAGGAGGCTCAGAAGATCCGGTGTGGGACTCCAGATCTGACCCCTGAACAATGTGAAAAAATGAACTGCTGCTTTGATGGGCTACGGTGCTACTATGGGAAAACAGGTATTTGTGCTTTGGTGAGGTTTCTTTTCATGTTGGTGGTCGTGTGAAACGGAGCAGACCTTCACCCATCTATTGTCTTGTCTCCCAGTGACTGTGCAGTGTACCAGGGATGGCCAGTTTGTGGTGGTTGTGGCTAGAGATGCCACCCTGCCACCCATAGAACTGGACTCAATCGGCCTGCTGGAGACTGACGATGTCTTCTGTACCCCTGTTGACGGCACCTCTGCCTTCGCCATCTTTCAGTTCCCTGTGACAGCATGTGGCACCACAGTTACGGTAGGTGGAGGGTTATCTAGATCATCTTTGATATGAAAATACAATCTGATCTGATTCATCACTTTAACATAGTCCAAAACCTCAAAATATACCAAAACTGATGATGGGCACCTTAATGAAAAATGGGAGATCTTGAATCATAAAACTggtcttttttcctcttcccaCAGGAGGAGGATGGTTTTGTGGTTTATGAAAACCACATGTCGTCTTCATATGAAGTAGGAGTTGGCCTAAAAGGCTCAATCACCAGGGACAGCCATTTTGAGTGAGTCTGTCAAATGGGAATTGTGAATTGAGTCATTAATTggcaaattctgaacacaatGACAACACAAAAGcactgattatttatttttgatttaacTTGATGTAAAACCCCCTTTAGCTTCATGTAttgtaaacctttttttttctcctttggcAGCTGTGGCGTAAATGTGCTGTCTCTAAAGCACTGCCAGTCAgcttttgtttaaatgtgctataaataaaatgacggTCAACCCTAAAAGGTTCAGACACTTCTGATAGTGCATGTTTAAGGTATCTTTTCCAAAAAGCTTAAGCAGTTCAGTGGGTACACGTTGGACTTGAAAGAGAGAACCTATTGATCCTATTGCACTAATATCGTGCCACACTACAAAGCAATTAACCTGTACTTGATTTCCATTCATTCTATCATTTAATTCTTAAAGTGACTGACACTGAAGTGGGCCTTTGACTGCTTAAATACCGCAAAGTTGTGCTCTGCCGACAGGCTACTGTTCCAGTGTCGGTACTCTGGCACAGCCACAGAGGCTCTCGTCTTGGAGGTGAACCCTGTTCCTCCTCCTGTACCGGTTGCTGCTGCAGGACCTCTCAGAGTGGAGCTCAGACTGGGAAGTGGACAGTGCCGCACAAAAGGATGTGTGGAGGGTGAGTGGCATGACCCCTATGAAGCGGTACAGAAATGAACTTGTTTGCACTAAAACTATTACTCTGCTTGCAGAAGTGGCAGCGTACAGCTCCTTCTATGCCCCGTCAGACTACCCAGTCACCAAAGTGTTACGGGAACCCGTCTATGTTGAGGTGCGCATCTTGGCAAGGTCTGACCCAAACATCATCCTGAACCTGGAGCACTGCTGGGCCACGTCCAACACAAATCCTGAGAGCCTGCCACAGTGGGACCTTCTGTTTAACGGGTATATAAAAGCAATCTAATGCGACTTTGTACACTTAATTGTATTTTGTGCTAAGGTGGGATTCTTCTTTGCTGCAGGTGTCCCTACCATGATGACAAATACCTGACCACAGTGATTCATGTGGACGGCTCCTCTGGGCTTCAGTACCCGACCCACCACAAACGTTTTGTCATAAAGATGTTCACATTTGTGGATCCAAACGACTTCTATCCACAGAAAGACAGGGTACAGCAGAGCTTACTTAAATAGGGTCCCTTCACAGAAACTGTTTTCTTGAccaatgtactttttttttttttttttttcttcttccaaaAAGGTGTTCATCCACTGCACCACAGCTGTGTGCTATCCAACCAGCATGGACTCTTGTGAGCAGTACTGTCATCGGCAGCGTGAGTATCTTAAAGCGCCTGGCATTCTGACCACTTTAAGATTACAGAACTCCAGAAATCTTCAGCTTTATGCAAGTTTAGCTAAACTTTCCAGAGCTTTTACACTTGAAGAAGGCAGAACGCACTGAAATTGGCATTTTCATGCTTAAATCACTCAAAGGTAGAAAGGCTTCCCCCCGGAGGAGCTGAAATGGCATCTAGAATTTTTAGCTTTACATATTCACTTATTCACTTATGCACTTCTGTGAGATTTTCCTTTTCagcacttaaagaaaaaaatgtctgcCTTGCAGGAAGAGCAGTATCTGCAGCAAGGAGAGTTTCCCAGAGCCAGAGGGCTCTAGTCTCAAGTGGTGAAGTGATCCTGACTGAGAAGACCACAGCAGCACTGAACGCTAAACTGAAAGGATGACCTTCCACTGGCATGCCGTTTCTGGCTGTcacttttaataaaaagcttGTTAAAAGCTCATGCTGAACAACTGGGTTTTGTCTCAAATCACCTCTTGAAGGTGACTAACTTTTGCTGAGGTAGATATTTTGCAAAGTCAAGCCAGTAACATGATGAAGGTGCCACCCTGTTTTCCTGATTCTTGCTGACAAGGCAGCAAGATTGCATTACAACTAGATGCTTGGAAAATCTATACTCAAATGTTCAATGCAATATATAACACAGCAGATTTACTTTCAGTTGTGAAAAACTGCATGTCAGGAAATGTGCTTGACTAGCATCATCAGATGCAAAGTATTGATATACGATTTGCTTTTTTCCTACCATGTCTCATTAAGATGAGACTCAAGACTTGCTGGTAGGCTTCTTGCTTCCTCTTCTGCTTCCACTTTATTTTGATAACGGTCCCTGTAGATTTCTCTATGCTACAACTTGCAACATCTCTCCTCCACTGCTCTGTACACCACCTCCCTTTGTGTCCCActcaactcctcctcctctcattGAGATGGGCATCACGACTCCTCCAGACTCTGTCTTTCTGCTCACATGAACAGGAGGTGCAGAGGGAAAGCAGAGCAGCTGTATAGGTTCAGTCTGACGCGCAGAGAACCGTGCTGTCAGATGTCCATCTCCCTCTATTTTTAACCTCTAACCTGCTGGAAATCATTGAAACATGATGCAGCTATGTATCATATTCAGGGCACTGCATTTAAGCACCGCTGCAAAATTCTCAGAGGAATTGGCCCATTGGATGGCGAGCAGTAACAGCTGCTGTGTGGATATAAACAGAGTAGAAAATGTTTTGCCACTGGTTAAAAATGCTGTCGGGTTGATAGATTAAAAATAGGTGCTGTGTGGAATGCTAAATGTTAGAAAAACACAAGGGGTGGCTGGGGGTAGGGGGGCAGTTGTCATGAAAACTATTATTTGGGGGGGAAAATGGAGCTGTTCATGTAAATGATCAATTTCTGTCCTTAATGAGAAACTCCAGATAATGAAAGCTTTCATTTTGATAAAATATAGGGTGTATGATTGTTTTGAAAATTCATTTCCATCTCTGTTTCTAGTAAACGAGATGAACTCTGTTCAGTCTTGAAAGTACAATGAAgaagaatatttttaaaaacctcgTATTCAGGTTTTGTGACACAACTTCACATCAAACTCAGCATGTCCTACAATCATGCAATAATGACATCATGCACGTTTTACTCAGTCTATATTTCTTGTAAGATTGTGATTTTTGCCTTTTAGAAAGAGCAGTGTGATAATGTCACCTCCAGCCAACGACTATGACCACAGTCTATATAAAAGACGACTCGTGACCATGATGACACCGTCTGGTTTTATggggcttttttttgttttgtttttttaacactacAATTTCACTTCAGTTTTGGTTAgcagggaatttttttttttccagataatTCTGCTTTATGAAAATGTTCCAAAGATTGAGGCcttacagacagacagacggggGGAGGGCTCCTCTGAGGGCTGACCAATTTTAAACTACAGGGGGCTCCACCTGACTCCACTCATTGATGGTGTAAGTGGCACGCATGACTCCGTTTCCAACGGTGAGTGGAGCGGATAATAAAGAGTAAGTTTCTGCTACTCCAGCCTTAACTGTGGGGGAGAGACACTTGAATAATATAACTTGTACTAGCATCACATTATGtttatatttaactttttttttttaacttgcttAGCCGAAAAGCCTAGTGTGTCCAACTCTGCGCTCTGTGACATGAATGGGTCGAGCccgtatttgtttgttttttttgttgggatCAGCCACAGGTGAATGTACTGGGAAGGTGAATCCTTTTCAGCAACTTAACTGGAGGAACTGCAAGTTATGCCAATTCCATATTTGCTACTTTGTTCAGCTCTGGAGGCTGGTGCTTGATTGTGACACATGAATTGTTCTTTTGGCTTTTACGATTCTTCAGTGTCCTTTGATAAGGAAGCAGCAGTGCTGTGAATCATAGCTGAGGTGCCAATGATGCTCTCAGTTATCAGCGAGAGGAACCCCACTGCTAAAAGCTTCTGATCTGGTCAGTGACGATGAAGATTTAGTATTTGTTCATGCATGTGCTGAACACCTGCACTAGAAAcctctaaaaaaacaaagcatgaGTGTAAAGAAACAATGTGCTGCAAAAACTGACAAAATATAGCCAGGCATGGGGGGTCCAGTCCGCACACCAAAGTGTCCATGGGCAAAATACTGAACCCCGAGTTGCTGTGTTCATCAGAGTATGAATCTTAGCACTTAGACACAGAAGATAGAAGATAAAATTCAAATACATTAGTACCTCCTAAATTAAATGACTCATATCAGTCAAAAACTAAAGATCTTGACCAGCAAAGTAGCATCTCCATGTTAATCACTACACTCAGAAACTctattccctctgacttttatAAGGTGGCAAACAAATTTTCATGCACCCACATGGTTGCACACAAATCCGCCACGAGCATCAGACAAACTCCCACTGGGAGTATAAACAGGGCCTGTTAGTGCTTCTTACTTCGGCCTGTGTGAAACAAATCACAGGCCATCTGGAGCACGGCCCCCGGCGAGAGCAGCAGGTGGGACCCTGTGGGTTAAATGAGCTGTTATCTGCAACCAGCTTAACTCCCACATGGATAACCTCTGCATCTACATCAGTCGGTTAGCATCCCACACTTGAACCCTTTAAAACCAGTTCGGCTCCTGCTTCCTGCTGATTGGTATTGACTGGTTTCTCATTGATCACAGtgctcacagagagaaagaaggcaCGTCTGCAATGAATAAGTTGGTGTCAGTTAATTGGTTAAATAGCAGCAAAAGCCTGAGTGGAGCGGAGTAATCAGAGGCAACTATCGTGGCTGTTATGTCATattaaaaagttgtttttttaaacatgaacacatagataaaaaaaaacaaagaaaaatctgtcTTGTTGCTTTTATAGTACAATTGATATACTCTGAACTAAAAAACCCACACCTATGATtgtaacagaaaaacatttcttttaaaagaacagaacatttattaatttttacaATTTCAAATATAACAAACACGGGTAACCAGCAGTTAGGGTGCATATATCCCATGCAACAGATTACTGCTTTAGATACTTGCCTCCTCTATTTTCtgcctcttcttcctctgtcactatcacaataaaagcaacatacctcaaaataaaacattactaTTATTCTATTAAAATTTAGAGTGATGcaatgaattaaaaacaaaattagaCGTTTTTTCCCACAAGTgctccagcagcagcttctaAAGTCAACTAGTGAGGAGTCGCTCAGTACTGACATTTCGATGCTGTGTCGAGTTCACAAAGTGCGGATGTTTCAAAAGACTGCTCCAAACTCACGTCACATCACCAGAGCTCAGTGAGGTTTTTTTCACCCTGGTTTTGACAGGTAGCTTACCTGCTGCTAGGCTTGACTGACAGAGTGTAGAGCAAACTTGATGACACcgcaaactcccagaaagcttAAAAGCCATCATCATCCCTAGCAGAAACCACAGCAAGAGACAGTTTGTGGGAATGTTTTTTGACAGCCAGGTTAGAGAAGCTCATTTTACCCACAGTGCAACTGGTGATCCTGCTGTAGAGGTCAAAAGATACCTCACTAATCATTTGTTCCAAGGGCATATGATCCACTAGTTTACTGGCAAGTGGATTTGTGGTATATCCAAGACTTTCTATCTcagcaaaaactaaaaaattCCTGCATCAACTTGCAACAACTGAGTTATGTGACTTAATTTGCTAAGAGagaagtgaaaaacagaaaatgaaataatattgAATAAAAATCTGTACATATGACAAATTAAGACATTAGACATTTTTTACTTGATTTTCTCTTATTGATCTTCATTTTCTATCATTGACTCATTCATTCACACTTCAATCCACCGCACAGGACACATCTTCCACAAGGACTACGTTTAGCATACCTACAAAGACAACGTTCATTTCCACAAAACCTGTGTGGTTATCACAACAAACATAGTGGCATTTTGTCACGGTACTGGGTctatgacccagtgttttgtgtttgttggttaACTTATATTCCttgattattgttattcatgGTTTGGggtctttttaatgttttctgcTTATGTTTATTCTTAGTTCCTACGAGTTAGGTTTCTGTTACTTTCCCGTGTTCCACGTCTAGTCACTCTTGTCTCCATGTTCCCtctgtctccccagtcagtcatgtctctatgtctcagtgtcaagtctgtctttgtgattgtctcctgttttattttgatagtctctgtcctgtgtgcagtgtatgtagttttgcttcctcttgTCTCATTATGTCTGATTAGTCCCGGCTGTGTTTCCCTTCTGTTTCCCTTTCCCTCGTTACTcccttgtgtatttaagccctgtgttttcctttgcccTTTGTTGCGTCGTATGTCTTTATGTGCTGTAAGTCTAGCCATGGTTCTGGTTTCTAGCTTTGTTCTGTGGCTTTTACTTTCCCCAGTGTTTTGTTCTTAGTTTTTTTACTCAGGGTTTTGGTTTGATTTGtctgagtttatttttatggAGGAGTTTTCCCAGCGAATAAAGCTGCCGTTCTAAGTTTACCTTTTCCTGTTCGAGTCCTGTATTTGGACccacttcctgcctgccacagcaCAGCCATGACAcctcttttatttctgtatttagTTTATAAATTGTTTTGTTGTGCACTGCACTAAATTagagatttttgtttgtttgttttgttttttgttgctgtgCCGATCATAGTTATTGATAATATGGTCTAGTAAATAGCCTTGTTTAGAACTGTGCAACACCTCTGTGTCATTTAACACAAAAGCATTATCAAAATGTAACAATAGTAAAAGGCCAGCAGGTGTCGCTGTGGAGAAGGGTCCTAAAATGTTACGAAAAGTTGATATGATTTGCGCACAATCCTTCTGAACATTTCTGTTTCACAAAGCTTTCACTAATATTAACTGGCAGCAATAGACTGCAGCTGACCACAAAACCATACCATTGTATGGATACTAAACTAATAAACTTAACATATGGCAGACATACTAATCATTATTAATGGTAAATAGACACTATAGAAAAAGCTAATATATAATATGGTTATGCCACCCCCCTCATCAATTGCACTTGGTTCTACCTGGAACCTTTAAAAAGCCACTCGGGATGCCTGACCTGAACACGCACTTCAAATGTTTCATTTCAAGTAAAAGTTgaaagttttattttctgttggcTTAACCAAACCTGGCAGCCCAAATAAGTATTTTGATTTCTGGGTGAGACCTTCACCAGTATCTTCTTGGGGCAACCAAGATGGAAACGCATGAAACAAAACACCAGTGACTAAAACATCACAATGGAGTTCAATATTTACTCTATTGCATACTTTTGGTTGCTAACAGTTTCTGTTCGTGCATCCATAGCTACCTGTTTTATGTTCCACTGTTCACCAGCCTGACACTATGTCTGTGCACTTGAGTTTTTGACTGATTTCAGCTGCCGGTCCCGTTTATGGTAAAGAACAAAAAACGTTGAGGACATGACTCAATGTAGTGCTTTGCAAAGCTGGTTCATGTGATGATACTTGGTAGATTCGCTTCTATCAGTAACAGATTGCCTGTGTTTCAAGCCTGCAGCACCGATTTATAACATTCTCCCATCAATGTGAAGAACGTTTGTAAGCCAAAAACACTCATTCCTTTTTTGGCATGTATTCACCATTGAATCTTTTCAATGAGTTTATGCAATATCATATTTATTATCATTCAGAGTGTAGGAATTTTTCACCAAGCCCTTGGTGATTTGTACTGATTAGGGGAGAGTTAGACCACTGCAGCAAAATGGCTTAAAATCTGGGCTCTGTGGTCTTGTGTGTGTGAACCACTCTTTTGCTATTGAGCCCAATCGTGGCACTGTCATCTTAAACATCTGAGTGTCATCAGGGGGGAAAGAAATGTCCACTGATGAGGGAAAAACCTGGTCATTTAGTATGTTTCAAGTAGTCAGCTGACCTAATTTTTTGCACCCATCATGTAGCTGAACTACATACCTAAACGACTGAAACAACCTCTGATCAAACACCGGCCCCACAGACAGGATCTGACTTGCATCTCCCTATCTGACTCTCTTCATTCTGGAAGAGGATAAATCTGGACTCATCGAACCACATGACCTTTTTCCATTGATCCAGAGTTCAATCTTTATGCTCCCTAGCAAACTGAAGACCTTTTGCTTTCCAATTAGCATCACCGATAATTGATTTTGTCCCAATCTCCAGAGTTCTCTTTGGACTGTGCATTTTGAAATGTTCTTACTTTCGCTATTAAATATGAACACCAGTTGTACCGTTTTTATAGAAACATCTAAGTAATCAATCACAATGACTCATGAGGTTTTGTTTCTTAACATCTTCGAAGGTAATGTTTCTCCACTATCCTCCCTGGCTTTAGTAACGTAGTTGGACAGTTCTTAATCCAGCTTTAGTATCTATAATCTCTctagttgttttctttccttagAGAAAACCAATAATTTGAACACGTAGGAACATCTTTTTTATAACCACAGAATATGTAATGAGAATGAAATGCAAATCTACACACTGCATCAGTTAAGCTTAAATACCCTGTTATCAGCCAAAACACAGTAATCACTATAGTAATTATCTAATTACTGCGGGCTCTAACCTGTTTGCTTAGTTAAATCCAGGTGGTGACTTTTTTAGCCAATTATACACAACAAAATCATTCATTAGCACTTGTGTAGCCTCTCTGTAAGCGAGCATTGACAAACCTATTGTTAGTTTTacagttgatttttttatgaTCAACAGTAAAACTGTTAATTAATTTCTGGCTTCACCTTAAATTTTAATCACTTGTGAATggttgtaaaaaacaaaaaaaaaagcccaaatcTGTCCTCAGAGTTACCCTAAACTGATTAACACTACAAGCAGCAAAGTTATTAAACAGCCAGGCATGGTTAGCTATACTGAAATGTTGCTCTAGCACTCATGAACATCATATTTGGACTCGTGTGTGTCTGCGAACATGAATAAATGCGCTTCGTTGAGCTTTACAGTATTAAAGCAATGCTGCTAAAAAACTGAGGCTCTCTCAACTTTGATCAGTCCCTCATCGTGTCCATCACACAGCAGCAAGTGTCGGCTTCAGTCTGTAGCTTTATAATGCCCACGTCCTTTCAAATGACTAGTAGTCAGTCTATTTTGGCAGTGTGAACACAGCTTTCCAAATCATTCAAccaccaacattttaacaagAAGCGAGGACCATTTGTCCTGCGACGTTCTACTGCGTAAAACCCCCTACTTCCCTGTTACACCACACTCTCCCGCCTTTCTAAGTCCGACCATGTGCGAGTCCAGAACAACAGATTAACTAAAACGTTCTATATGATTCAGCAATTCTCAGGGGCGCTGCGAGACAATTTATTCACCACGAGGCGACACCAAGGACAAATATTTGACGCTGTAACGATGAAGGCTGGAACATCAAAAAACTTCCATCCTTGCTGCTTTTTATTAATACATATTCATGGCGTGATTTTAATCTCTTCTGTTTTGTGGCGTGGACCCATCACCGCAGGGAGAATGACGGCTGTTTTAGACCCTTAAACTCCTACATACCGTTAAGGCCGTGTGATTACTTAAGCGCATGCTGAGTGTGTATTGATGAGAGCAGGGGAACAACAAGAGGACTAAAGCACTCGAGCTAATCTGGACCCTGCAGCCTCCAGGGATGGGAAAATTGAATTAGAGGAGGAAGTGACACATTCGACTCACTCGACTGTCTACATTTACATTAATGCAGGTAGAGGAGGCTGCTTTTAGGATAGTTAACCGTGAGTCAGAGCTCTATTACACACGCAGCAGAAAACCTTTTTGTAGTCGAGCAGACTTGTGCACACGtgtgagggaaaaaaattacaaaatgcaCTTCAATCACAGCAGTGGGAAAGCAGAACACGGGATGGGAGACAGCTGGAAGACTGTGAGAGACTCTAACATCAACACAGTCAgacttattttttgttttttgcatatgCAATTAAATTTTAagcatttaaatttgatttagtgCAATTCAAACTGTTAAAAGATACTTTTGATCAACAATGTGTGTACATTCTGTTTGTCGTTAAATTTGGTGTTTTATACTTAAAAGCTTCTGGTAGGTGACGTCATGCACACGTTGCTTAAGAGTTGAACGTGATACAGCCTCAGGTCGCAAAGGAAAAATATGGATTCCCTGGTGAGTGATTATTGGAGGTGAAAAACTGTCACCAGGTGAAATTGGTGCCAAAGCGGGTGCCGCACCTAAAACCTTCTCAGCAGCCAACAGATTGCTGCAGTCACCTGTAGTTTGCACAGAGGACTTTGCAAACTACTAGCTGAGCGGTATTAAAACGCGAAGCGGAGTATGTtccccttcaaaataaaagctgtgctTTACTGCTGCAACCAGCATGTTTCAAAAGGTTTTATTACGAGAGCAAGTGGTTACCATTTCCGTTTGGTGTCACATGTTTCGCATTTTCACTACTGCTAGGACAGAGCCATTTAATCTGAATTAAACTTTCTTGATGGCTCTGCACTTGTAGAATAACTGCAGACCAAAACAGCATgctccatgcaaactacaggtgatGCGTGTCAATCTTGTACTTATCAAACCAGTTGCAACCAGTCACAAAACACAATTTCCCTCACGACCAGTTGTACAATATCTTCAGGCAAACCTTAATATTGTTGCCAGGGGGTTActggcctgtgtgactgaggccttatTCACTTGACCTTACATTGTCACCATGAATGTAACACTTCCAAAACGACGGACAAGTCAGCATCATGTGGTTAGCAGTCAGGTGTCTGCAAAAATTCAATACTGCACTGTGTTTCATATATTATTTTCCCCAATGCCTCTTTTTCATCTGTTCAtggtttacacacacacacacacacgcacacacacgatCCATCCAATTGGAGTCATCTGGTTCCCTCGGGCCTCTCTCATATTGAACTGTCAATCCTGCAAACTTCGGTACCTCTTCAGCCAAGCCTTGatgttgttatttatttgaaCTTTATTCATTTTGCTCTTTTAGATTTGATTGAAGTTCAACCCTGCAGTGACTCGACTGATTAGTCTATCAACAGATGCCTAAATGTCAGAAAATGCTGATTTCCTTTGTGTTATATGAGTCTAAATATCTTTGGGTTTTGAACTTTCAGGGGATGAAAAAGCAGGTttttaatttgaatattagAAATCATGGAGAAAATTCATAATTAGTCATGAAAATAGTGCTTGAAGCTATTACTACACCCATAGACCGTACCCGGCTAAGATCTGTCACGAAGGTTTTTTTAACCTGCCAGCTCTCTACTATAAAATCTCTATGACGTTTGATGGCACTAATATAAGAACAGAGCAGTAACAGCTCAGTTATTTTACAGCAAGCGAGTGCTTGTCATGTGTGCCGCCTCCTGTACGTTCCACACAGGCGGCAATCTCTCCTAAACCGAAAGGAAAAGGAATATATCCAGTGACATGGGGAGCTGCAGTAGAGAGAAAATCAGGAAGTGTAAGGAAAGAGAGCAGTGGGATGACTTTAAGACAAAAAATATCCAGGT comes from the Oreochromis aureus strain Israel breed Guangdong linkage group 18, ZZ_aureus, whole genome shotgun sequence genome and includes:
- the LOC116316961 gene encoding zona pellucida sperm-binding protein 4-like, with protein sequence MKPFKLLFSVVVVVCVCCVTAQHSWMIPLQKPQTSHSFQWSQQQPNVPPTAAPLDKCLVEEAQKIRCGTPDLTPEQCEKMNCCFDGLRCYYGKTVTVQCTRDGQFVVVVARDATLPPIELDSIGLLETDDVFCTPVDGTSAFAIFQFPVTACGTTVTEEDGFVVYENHMSSSYEVGVGLKGSITRDSHFELLFQCRYSGTATEALVLEVNPVPPPVPVAAAGPLRVELRLGSGQCRTKGCVEEVAAYSSFYAPSDYPVTKVLREPVYVEVRILARSDPNIILNLEHCWATSNTNPESLPQWDLLFNGCPYHDDKYLTTVIHVDGSSGLQYPTHHKRFVIKMFTFVDPNDFYPQKDRVFIHCTTAVCYPTSMDSCEQYCHRQRRAVSAARRVSQSQRALVSSGEVILTEKTTAALNAKLKG